Sequence from the Paenibacillus riograndensis SBR5 genome:
GCGGATCATGGGATGAATGCGAACGGCTGCCACGGCGGGGTCACTCCGGCGGAGCGGCATGTGCCTTTATATGCCTTTGGGGAAAAGGTACTGTCGCCGGAACAAGAAATCCAGGCGCTGCCTCAGCTGCGGCTTGCTCCGTTAATGTGCTATTGCCTTGGCATTCAGCCTTCAGCGGCGATGACTAAAGAGGGGTTGCCGCCGGTGGTACCGCCAGCCCCGCAGCCGCAGGAGGAAGCATCAGCATTGCAGCAGCAGCGGTGATGCCTGCGGATTATGCGATGAGGCTGCGGCTGGCAGAGCGTTCAACCTTAGATTTTCAGGAAGAAAGCCTTAGGTGAATGAGCATGGAATGGCTGTCAAAGCCATAAGATTAGCTCTGACGCTATACTTAACAGTCTCTGGCCCGCTTTTCTATCGGGCGAAGTCCATTCAATTGCACTTTGTACAGCAGATGTCCCCAAAAAACGCCCCAAAACAGATTCTATTGTACTTTGTACATTAGAAATCAAGGATTCAGGCAAAATTCAGCGGATTATAGAAATTCTGCTGTATGAAGTGCATTAGAATGATAATTTGTGTCTGTAGGATGGCATTCTGTTGCACAAAATACACTCATACCTATATGAGCTGAGCTGGAGAGCTAGAAAGCTTGGGGGAACGCAATGAAGTTCATCATGAACAACAGCTAAGTGGAAAAAGTAAAACTAATTTGCTGAAAATCCCCGCTACAGCAGGTTTTAGTTGGATTTTGTACACCTAATTCGTGCATATCCGTCGCATACGGCCACTTTTAGCTGAATTAGTGATACTTTTTCCCACATAGGAACTTCCATAAGCGTAACGAGTTCAATTATGAACCTTTTCCCGCTAGGGGTGAGTGCACGGTTCATAAAGTTTTTTAGTTCTATTAATGTAGTCCCACCAACCAACCAACCAATCATCACTACCAACCCACCCACCACAAACCAACCAATCCATCATCCAGTTCAGTCATCCAACCCGTCATCAAACCCATCGCCCACTACCATCCAACCCACCACCCAATCCCTTAAGCCAGCGCCTTCTGTGTGATCCCTCCCGTACCCAACGAACCGTCCGGCGGGCCTCCCGGGCAGCTATATTCATGCTATAATGGGGAGGCATTTTAGAGGGATTTACAGGAAGGAGCAGTACCTGGATGGAAGCAACCGCACAAGAGGTAGCGGAATGGATGGTTAAGGAGATCCGTTTTACGGGAACCTTGTACCAAACCGCCGCGATAGAATATGTGAAGGCCAACTTTGGCGAGCAGTTTGTGTTTGTGAATGAGAACGGGAACGCCTCCTTGTCCAAGGATGTGAAGAAGGCTTTCCGCAAGCTGCATGGCGGGAGAATCGCCTGGGACCGCGATGGTTTTCTATGGGCCTGGACCTGAAAAAAAGGCCCGTATAGTATGTTTTGCCGGTGCCGGATCGGGCGCCCTGGGCAGTTTCTATACCATACAAAAAAGACCGCTGCTATAATGGCGACGGTCTTTTTTGTCTTTTAGGAAAGGATGCAATACAAGGCATAGTCCATCA
This genomic interval carries:
- a CDS encoding DUF6953 family protein, with amino-acid sequence MEATAQEVAEWMVKEIRFTGTLYQTAAIEYVKANFGEQFVFVNENGNASLSKDVKKAFRKLHGGRIAWDRDGFLWAWT